From Salvia splendens isolate huo1 chromosome 3, SspV2, whole genome shotgun sequence, a single genomic window includes:
- the LOC121794967 gene encoding calmodulin-binding protein 60 A-like isoform X1 gives MFGVLVPPTSKFASDSLTQAPVIILFADIHAFIVLYSTQYLPAFAILKRRRPWFVGGEVVDMSHKRHGREEGGSIDEKRLRKSHSFRSVVLEVINLIRMQNLMNPLLEPLIRRVVKEEVDSALRKYIVSAKRNSGKDPCSSDPKSIQLQLQLQLKFLNAISLPVFTGTRIEGDSGTSVEVALVDVHTGEVVSNGAWSSAKVEIVVLEGDFDGDEGDSWTLDEFANNIVREREGKKPLLTGDVILTLNNGMGSVGDISFTDNSSWTRSRKFRLGARLVDDAGGLRIREARTDPFVVRDHRGELYKKHHPPSLTDEVWRLEKIGKDGAFHKRLSKEGIRTVHDFLLLLSLDPTRLRNILGNGMSTKKWEVTMEHARTCVLDKKLYMYTPAPPGQNGVVFNVVGQVVGIFSDGQYVASDKLSDDEKADAHQLVTSAFRFHEKIVIIDESALNMPTSSPCVSNAEPSPNLLSEGSYQQDSTTSQNMSRSTYSQLVDSSPDFMQSFYPFGASNSFDYYLPGIDPMEIRYDQPLGFPSQVMDTSICDTDTMAGAFSQSEHLKYFEADCSLRSPNDRNHKGWNFLACVLRWRFSVKRIVSRKSRC, from the exons ATGTTTGGTGTTTTGGTTCCCCCAACTAGCAAATTTGCTTCCGATTCTCTCACTCAGGCACCCGtgattattttatttgcagataTTCACGCATTTATAGTTTTATACAGTACCCAATATTTACCAGCTTTTGCAATTTTAAAGCGTCGGAGGCCGTGGTTTGTGGGTGGTGAAGTTGTCGACATGTCTCATAAGCGCCACGGACGAGAAGAAGGTGGTTCCATCGATGAGAAGCGTTTGAGGAAATCTCATTCCTTTAGAAG TGTAGTGCTGGAAGTGATCAACTTGATAAGAATGCAAAATCTCATGAACCCACTGCTGGAGCCTCTGATTCGTCGAGTT GTCAAGGAGGAGGTGGACTCAGCATTAAGGAAGTATATAGTTTCCGCCAAACG GAATTCTGGGAAAGATCCCTGCTCTTCTGATCCAAAGAGTATACAGTTACAGTTACAGTTGCAGTTAAAATTTTTGAATGCTATATCTCTTCCCGTTTTCACTGGGACTCGTATCGAGGGAGACTCTGGCACAAGTGTGGAAGTTGCTTTAGTTGACGTTCATACTGGGGAAGTTGTTTCTAATGGTGCTTGGTCCTCTGCAAAGGTGGAAATAGTAGTACTTGAAGGAGATTTTGATGGTGACGAGGGAGATAGTTGGACCCTGGATGAGTTCGCAAATAATATAGTGAGAGAGCGGGAAGGCAAAAAGCCTCTTTTAACCGGAGATGTGATCTTGACCCTTAACAATGGCATGGGATCAGTGGGTGATATTTCATTTACGGATAATTCAAGCTGGACAAGAAGTCGTAAGTTCAGATTGGGGGCTAGATTGGTAGATGATGCTGGTGGTCTCAGAATAAGAGAGGCCAGAACAGATCCCTTTGTTGTCAGGGATCATCGTGGAGAAT TGTACAAGAAGCACCATCCTCCATCCCTGACTGATGAAGTTTGGCGGTTGGAGAAAATTGGAAAAGACGGAGCATTTCACAAACGGCTGAGCAAGGAAGGAATCAGGACCGTGCATGATTTCCTGCTCTTGCTCTCCTTGGACCCCACAAGGCTTCGAAAC ATCCTCGGGAATGGCATGTCCACTAAGAAGTGGGAAGTCACTATGGAGCATGCTCGGACATGTGTACTGGACAAAAAGTTGTACATGTACACCCCCGCACCTCCAGGACAGAATGGTGTTGTTTTTAATGTAGTTGGACAAGTGGTCGGAATATTCTCCGATGGCCAGTATGTGGCCTCTGATAAGTTGTCCGATGATGAAAAG GCAGATGCTCATCAGTTGGTCACCTCCGCATTTAGATTTCATGAGAAAATTGTGATCATAGACGAATCGGCCCTTAATATGCCTACCTCCTCGCCATGCGTATCCAACGCTGAACCTTCCCCGAACTTGCTCTCTGAGGGTAGTTACCAGCAAGATTCTACAACTTCTCAGAACATGAGCAGATCCACCTACTCTCAACTAGTAGATTCTTCCCCGGATTTTATGCAGTCATTCTATCCCTTTGGAGCTTCCAATAGCTTCGACTACTATCTTCCTGGTATCGACCCAATGGAAATCAGGTATGACCAGCCTCTAGGTTTCCCTAGTCAGGTCATGGACACCTCAATCTGCGACACTGATACCATGGCCGGGGCATTCTCCCAAAGCGAGCATTTAAAGTATTTTGAGGCAGATTGTTCTTTACGGAGTCCCAATGATAGAAATCATAAAGGGTGGAACTTTTTGGCGTGTGTATTGAGATGGCGGTTCTCTGTGAAAAGAATCGTGTCTAGGAAAAGCCGGTGCTAG
- the LOC121794967 gene encoding calmodulin-binding protein 60 A-like isoform X2 translates to MQNLMNPLLEPLIRRVVKEEVDSALRKYIVSAKRNSGKDPCSSDPKSIQLQLQLQLKFLNAISLPVFTGTRIEGDSGTSVEVALVDVHTGEVVSNGAWSSAKVEIVVLEGDFDGDEGDSWTLDEFANNIVREREGKKPLLTGDVILTLNNGMGSVGDISFTDNSSWTRSRKFRLGARLVDDAGGLRIREARTDPFVVRDHRGELYKKHHPPSLTDEVWRLEKIGKDGAFHKRLSKEGIRTVHDFLLLLSLDPTRLRNILGNGMSTKKWEVTMEHARTCVLDKKLYMYTPAPPGQNGVVFNVVGQVVGIFSDGQYVASDKLSDDEKADAHQLVTSAFRFHEKIVIIDESALNMPTSSPCVSNAEPSPNLLSEGSYQQDSTTSQNMSRSTYSQLVDSSPDFMQSFYPFGASNSFDYYLPGIDPMEIRYDQPLGFPSQVMDTSICDTDTMAGAFSQSEHLKYFEADCSLRSPNDRNHKGWNFLACVLRWRFSVKRIVSRKSRC, encoded by the exons ATGCAAAATCTCATGAACCCACTGCTGGAGCCTCTGATTCGTCGAGTT GTCAAGGAGGAGGTGGACTCAGCATTAAGGAAGTATATAGTTTCCGCCAAACG GAATTCTGGGAAAGATCCCTGCTCTTCTGATCCAAAGAGTATACAGTTACAGTTACAGTTGCAGTTAAAATTTTTGAATGCTATATCTCTTCCCGTTTTCACTGGGACTCGTATCGAGGGAGACTCTGGCACAAGTGTGGAAGTTGCTTTAGTTGACGTTCATACTGGGGAAGTTGTTTCTAATGGTGCTTGGTCCTCTGCAAAGGTGGAAATAGTAGTACTTGAAGGAGATTTTGATGGTGACGAGGGAGATAGTTGGACCCTGGATGAGTTCGCAAATAATATAGTGAGAGAGCGGGAAGGCAAAAAGCCTCTTTTAACCGGAGATGTGATCTTGACCCTTAACAATGGCATGGGATCAGTGGGTGATATTTCATTTACGGATAATTCAAGCTGGACAAGAAGTCGTAAGTTCAGATTGGGGGCTAGATTGGTAGATGATGCTGGTGGTCTCAGAATAAGAGAGGCCAGAACAGATCCCTTTGTTGTCAGGGATCATCGTGGAGAAT TGTACAAGAAGCACCATCCTCCATCCCTGACTGATGAAGTTTGGCGGTTGGAGAAAATTGGAAAAGACGGAGCATTTCACAAACGGCTGAGCAAGGAAGGAATCAGGACCGTGCATGATTTCCTGCTCTTGCTCTCCTTGGACCCCACAAGGCTTCGAAAC ATCCTCGGGAATGGCATGTCCACTAAGAAGTGGGAAGTCACTATGGAGCATGCTCGGACATGTGTACTGGACAAAAAGTTGTACATGTACACCCCCGCACCTCCAGGACAGAATGGTGTTGTTTTTAATGTAGTTGGACAAGTGGTCGGAATATTCTCCGATGGCCAGTATGTGGCCTCTGATAAGTTGTCCGATGATGAAAAG GCAGATGCTCATCAGTTGGTCACCTCCGCATTTAGATTTCATGAGAAAATTGTGATCATAGACGAATCGGCCCTTAATATGCCTACCTCCTCGCCATGCGTATCCAACGCTGAACCTTCCCCGAACTTGCTCTCTGAGGGTAGTTACCAGCAAGATTCTACAACTTCTCAGAACATGAGCAGATCCACCTACTCTCAACTAGTAGATTCTTCCCCGGATTTTATGCAGTCATTCTATCCCTTTGGAGCTTCCAATAGCTTCGACTACTATCTTCCTGGTATCGACCCAATGGAAATCAGGTATGACCAGCCTCTAGGTTTCCCTAGTCAGGTCATGGACACCTCAATCTGCGACACTGATACCATGGCCGGGGCATTCTCCCAAAGCGAGCATTTAAAGTATTTTGAGGCAGATTGTTCTTTACGGAGTCCCAATGATAGAAATCATAAAGGGTGGAACTTTTTGGCGTGTGTATTGAGATGGCGGTTCTCTGTGAAAAGAATCGTGTCTAGGAAAAGCCGGTGCTAG